The following is a genomic window from Neisseria zalophi.
TATAGCGCAATTCGCACGGTGCATCGGCCATGCGGTAGCGGGTTTTGCAGGTATAGCGGCCGGGTTGCGGGCGTTCGGGCAAGGTCCAGCTTAAGTCGTTCATGGTCAGGCTGCGGGTATAGAGCAGGGGGTGGTCGTGCCCTTGAACGACAATCAGTTGGTTGGCAGGCAGGTTTTTTCCGGCCACAAACCACGGTTCGCCCGCACCACCGATGCCCAAGCCTTTGCGTTGGCCGATGGTGTAAAACATCAGGCCGAGATGTTCGCCGACTTTTTTGCCTTCCGGCGTGATCATGTCGCCGCTGTCGGTGGGCAGGTATTGTTGTAGAAATTCGCGGAAAGGGCGCTCGCCGATAAAGCAGATGCCGGTGCTGTCTTTTTTAGCGGCGGTTGGCAGCTCGGCTTGTGCGGCCAAGCGGCGCACTTCGGGTTTTTCCAAATCGCCGAGCGGGAAAATAGCGCGCTCAAGCTGGTGGGGTTTTAGGCGGTAGAGAAAATAGCTTTGATCTTTATTGTTATCCAAGCCTTTTAGCAGGTAGTGCACGCCGTTGCGGATTTCTTTGCGGGCGTAGTGGCCGGTGGCGATAACGTCCGCACCTTCTCGGATGGCATAGTCGAGAAAGCATTTGAATTTGATTTCGGCATTGCACAAAACGTCGGGATTGGGTGTGCGTCCGGCTGAATATTCTTTTAAGAAGTAGGCAAAAACATTGTCTTTATATTCGGCGGCAAAATTGACGATATCAATATCGATATCGAGAATATCGGCCACGGAAATGGCATCAAACGAGTCTTGTTTGATGCTGCAATATTCGTCGTTGTCGTCGTCTTCCCAATTTTGCATGAAAACGCCGCGCACTTGGTAGCCTTGTTGTTTCAGGAGGTATGCGGTAACGGAGGAATCGACACCGCCGGAGAGCCCGACGATGATATTGTGTGGTTCGGATGTGTGCATGGATTCGGAGCGTGCCTGAGATAGAAATATCACAAAACACGATTATTGTGTGTTTACCAAAATTTTCAATTATCTGATTTTACCATTTTTAGTATGTATTGCGTCAAACAGGGGTGTATTGTATCGAATGTTGTTTGATAAACGTTTTTTCAGACGGCCTGAAAGATTGCGTTAATTTGTGTACAATAACCGGTTTGCCCGATATCTTTCGATTTTTGCGGTTTCGGGCGGTAGTAATCGTTTATCTATATAGGAAAGAAAAACTTCATGTTTCGTACTATGCTTGGTGGCAAGATACACCGTGCCACTGTAACCGAAGCCGATCTGAATTATGTCGGCAGTATTACTATCGATCAAGATTTGCTCGATGCGGCAGGTATCTACCTGAATGAGAAAGTTCAAGTGGTGAATAATAATAACGGCCAACGCTTTGAAACGTATACCATTCCGGGAGAGCGTGGCAGCGGTGTGGTTTGTTTGAACGGTGCGGCGGCACGTTTGGCACAGCCGGGTGATATTGTGATTATTATGTCGTATTTGATGATGAATAATGAAGAAGCGGTCAAACATGAGCCGAAAGTGGTATTGGTGAACGAAAATAATCAAATCCGTGATATTATTCACTATGAACCGCCGCATACCGTTTTATAAATATTTTCGGATTGGTTTATTGCCATTCTAGCCCAGCAGGCCGTCTGAAAACTGTTCAGACGGCCTGCTGCCATAAAGGAGTTTTATTTATTATGAATATTAATATCAATCAAATCAGTGTGAGCAACGATGCCCCGTTTACTCTATTCGGCGGCATTAATGTATTGGAAGATTTGGATTCGACACTGAAAGCCTGCGAACATTATGTCAAAGTAACCGAAAAACTCGGTATTCCGTATGTGTTTAAAGCTTCTTTTGATAAAGCCAACCGCTCATCTATTCACTCCTACCGCGGTGTGGGTTTGGAAGAGGGGCTGAAAATTTTCACCGCCGTAAAAAAAGAATTTAACGTGCCGGTGATTACCGATGTGCACGAGCCTTATCAATGTGCGCCGGTGGCGGAGGTGTGCGATGTCATCCAATTGCCCGCATTTTTGGCGCGTCAAACCGATTTGGTGGTGGCGATGGCGGCAACGGGCAATGTGATTAATGTGAAAAAACCACAGTTTCTCAGCCCGCAGCAAATGAAAAATATTGTTGAAAAATTCAAAGAAGCCGGTAACGACCAAGTGATTTTATGCGAACGCGGCGCGCAGTTCGGTTATGATAATCTGGTGGTGGATATGCTCGGTTTTGGCGTGATGAAAAAAACATGCGGCAATCTGCCGGTGATTTTCGATGTGACCCATTCATTGCAACAGCGCGAAGCCGGTGCCGCCGCATCGGGTGGCCGTCGCAGCCAAGTATTGGATTTGGCCTTAGCCGGTATGGCGACACGCTTGGCCGGATTGTTTTTGGAGTCACACGAAAATCCTGATCAGGCCAGATGCGACGGGCCAAGCGCGCTGCCGTTGGCGAAGCTGGAAGATTTTCTGATTCGGGTGAAAGCGGTGGATGAAACCGTTAAATCGTTTGCACCGCTAACGATTGATTAATATTCAAGCAAACAAAGGTGAGGCCGTCTGAATAGTTTTCAGACGGCCTTCATTCTATCTATTGAAGTTGCCGTGTGTAATCAGCGCCTATATTGATTTTGAGGGATGAGGCGATTATTTGTAGGGGCGGATTGAAATATCCGCCCGTATCACGACGACGGCACCCATGCCGACAGCCAATCGCTATCGATATCCCAAGACCAAATGCCATTGCCGCTGCCGTCTAATCCGCGCAAAAACAGATAGCGCACGGAAATGCGGGGCAGGGGTTGGCCGCGGGATTGGAAATGGCGGGCGACGGCAATGGCGTAAATGAGTGCCTGTAAATAATAATGGTGGTGGGCAACGGCTTCGTCCATCGCTTCGGGGGTGTAGTCGGCGGCGTTGTAACCCAAATGGTTGGATTTATAGTCGATAACGGTAACGAGGCCGTCTGAATCTTGGCAGGTCATATCGATAAAGCCGTTTAAGAAGCCTTTCACATCTTGAAAATCGAGCAGTTGCGAAGCTTGGATACAGGCTGCCGATAAGCCGGTTCGGGCATCGGCAAACCATGCCTGCAAGGGCTTGAGGGGGAAATCGTTTAAATATAATGTAAAGCCCATTTCGGCCAAACGGCGCTCGGGCGGTATGACGGCCAAGCTATTTTGACTGCCGTTACCTAACGGGGTGAGGCGGGTATGGTCGAGCATATTTTCCACGGCGGGCAGCCATATTGGGTCAAAGCCGTAGCGGTCGAGTACATGGGAAACCGCTTCTTGTTGCTCGGCGGCGGGCGCGGCGAAATCAAAGTTTTCTAATATTTCATGCAAACAGATGCCGGCTTCGGCGCCGCGTGGAAAATGATAGATATCGTTGCCGTCGGCCGGCTCGGCCGTCTGAAAGTCGGGTAAATCCGCCATACCGCTTTCGGCGGCGTCAATGGCCGGTTGCAACTCTTCGCGGGCGTCGTCGTTGTGGCTGAGGGTGTGGCGGCTCAGGCCGGTAAAGCTGGTGTGGCGGATGAGTTCGAACGAACGCGGCGGAATGGCGAGTGCCTGATAATGGCCGTCTGAAATATTGCCGTTCGTATAAACGGCTGCTTGGGGCGGTGTTTCGAGAAAAGCAAAGCTTGCGGCTTGCGGCGATGTTTCCAGAAAACGCTGCCAGTTGGTTTTGAGCTCGGCCATTTCGGCGGCGGCTTTGCCGGTTTTTTTGGCTTTGGCATAAATTTCTTCGGCCTGACTGCGGTTGGTGTCGGAGCTTCCGGCCAGCAGATAGGCGAAGGTGTTAAAACGGGTGTCGTTGCAATAGCCGGCATAGATAACCAGTTGCTCTTCGGCGCGGGTGAGCGCTACATAAAGCAGGCGTAGGCTTTCGCTGAGGTTTTCATCGGCAATCTTGTCGTTGTCGGCATCGCTGCGCTGGTGTTGGGCCAATAATTCGCTATCCCCGTTGCAGTGAAGAATTTGCCAGCTGTCGTTGTATCTGGCGGGGGCATCCCACACAAACGGGCAATAAACCAACGGATATTGCAAACCTTTGGCTGCGTGCATGGTTACGATTTTGACGAGGTTTTCATCGCTTTCCAATCTGAGTAGGTTGCTGTCGCCCGCTGCACCGCCTTCGTGTGCCGTCTGAATTTCTGTGAGCAGCCATTGGTGTAGGGCGGCAGGGCTGCGGCTTTGTTCGTCTTCTTCCGCCAGCCTTTCGATGATTTGATGGTAGTTGGTGAGGCTGCGTTCGTTGTGTTGTGCCAATAGGTGCGTTTCAATGCTGTGTTGTGCGGAAAAATACTGCATGGCGGCATAAACGCCGGATTGTTGCCAAATATCGGCGGCGGTTTGTGCGGAGGCTATCCATGCCAATAAGGCGGCTTCGTCATGGTTGAGGGTATACAGTTCGGTAGCGGTTTGACGGAACAATACGCCGCTGAGAACAAATCTTAAAGGCTCGGTACGCTGCGGTTGCAGCCAGAAACCGATAAGGGCGGCTATGGCTTCGGCTTCGGGCGAAGCAAAAACCGATTCGCGGTGGAGCAAAACGCTTTGGATGCGGCGCTTTTTCAGTGCGGCGGCAATCATACTGCCTTCGTTGTGGGTGCGTACCAATACGGCAATCTGCCCGGATTGAATCGGTACGGCGTCGCTGTTGCTGTTTTTCCGATAGGTCAGGCGGTTGGCTGCCGCTTCGTTGAGGGCGTGTGCGATTTCGTCGGCGCAATAGGCAGCGGCGCGTTGGCGCAACATATTTTTATTGGCGGAATCGTCATCGGTCTGATTAATCCAGCGTATCTTTATCGGTGCTTCGGTATCGTTCAGACGGCCTGCCTCACGGTTGGCTTTGACATCGGTATAGCCGATGCCGTTTAACACGAAAGGTTGGTTTTTTTGTTGGAATATGGCGCCGATACCGTGAATTAAATCGGCATGGCTGCGGAAGTTGGTGTCAAGGGTATAGTGGGCGTCGGCATCGCGGGCGGCTTGCAGATAGGCATAAATATCGGCACCGCGAAAGCTGTAAATCGCCTGTTTGGGGTCGCCGACCAAAAACAGGGGATTGCCCTGCCGGATAAACAGGCGGCTGAAAATTTCGTATTGCAGCGGGTCGGTGTCTTGGAATTCGTCGATGAGTGCGGTTTTCCAATTGGCGGCAACGGCTTGCGCCAATTGCTCGCGTTTCGGGTTTTGGGTGAGGGCGTGGTGAACATCCAATAATAAATCGTCGAAGCTGCGTTCGCGGCGGTTTTGTTTGTCTTCGCTTAATGCTTTGCGCACATATTCAAGCAAATCCAAATGAAGTGCGGTGAGCGCGTCTTGCTCGCTTTGTTCGTATTTTTGAATGGCTTCGCCTAAAAGCGCCAGATGGTTTAAGCTTTGGTATGCTTCATCGTTAACCGCTTTGCCCTTTTTGGTTTTTTCGGTTAAGGCCTGAGTGGCAAGCATGGGTAGCTTTTCATGATAGGACGGTATCGTATCGCCGGCGTCGGCTTTTTGCAGGTTGGCAAACAGTTTTTCAAATGTATTTTTGCGGTAGCTGTTGCCGTTTAAAGCAGGGTGTATGCGCCAAAAGGTTTCGGCATATTCTGCCAGCTTGGGTCGGGTGGCTTGCCAAATGGTTTGCAGTGCCTGATATTCGCTAGCCAAATTGATTTCAGGCCGTCTGAATTTGAGATAGGGGCGGCCGATAAAGGTTCGGATATGGTTTAAAGCGGTTTGCGGCGTTTCATGGTGTTTGAATACCAAAGGCGCGAATAAGGGGCTATCGGCAACTTCCTGCCGCCAAAAATCTTGCGCGGCAATCAGCATACGTTCGTGGGTTTCTTCGGAAAGTGTTAAATCAAAAGGCACTTGGCAGAGAAAGGCATAATCGCGCAGCAGCCTTTGGCAGAAACCGTGTATGGTATAGATAGCGGCATTATCAAACCTGCCGATGGCGGCTTTTAGGCGCACAATCAGCCGTTGCCGGCTTTCTTGTGCCAACGCTTTTTGCAGTAGTTCAAGCAGAAACACATCGCCGTCATGATGCTTGGCACAATACTCACGCAGGCCGTCTGAACCGCTTGCATTATCTGTTTTTTCCAATGCCAATAAAACATTATCCAAACGCGCCCGCAAACGGTTTTTCAATTCGGCGGTCGCCGCTTTGGTAAAGGTAACGACCAATACGCTTTCTACCGACATTTTTTCCAGCACAATCAGGCGGGTGAATAATGCGGCAATACCGTAGGTTTTACCGGTACCGGCAGAGGCTTCCACAAGATTGGTGCCCTGAATGGGCACATTGAGAGGATGGAAAGGTTGCATGGTTTGAGAGGCCGTCTGAAAAAGGTTTGCAGGAAAACAGTCTGATACAGTAGCTTACTGCCGTTATCAAACTAAGTGATTTTATCCGAGTATGCGATTATAAGCCATTTCAGACGGCCTAATATGTGATTGAATAGATATAGAACCGCCTAAACAAAAGGCCGTCTGAAAAAGATTCAGACGGCCTTGATAATTTGGCTTTAACTTTATTTAAGCAGCAGGTGCCTCCGCGCCTTCGGGCAAACCGAAGATTTCGCGCAAGATGACTTTATAAAAAGCAAAAGCTTCTTTAGCGCCTTCGATGGCTTCGTCTTGAGCGGCTTTATCCAAACCGAGTTGGTTTAAATAGCCGACAAACTCGCGCCAGTGTTGGCCGCGGCCGTCAGGATGGGGTGCCAGATGGCGGGCGCCGTTTTCTTCGTTAAAGTTTAATTTTTTAGCATCTTTAAACAAAAATGCCGCGCCTAAATTCGAACCTTCGGCGCAATAGAGCCAGCCGATCGCTTTGTTGCCGGTGGGGTGGGGTAATTCACCAGAGAATTGATAAGGCTCGCTGCCTAAATCTTTCAAATCTTGAACAACGGCATCATGGCGAGCCATATAAGCCAATTGAGGGATGGCTTTGTTTAAGGCTTCGTCTTTATAAATGCTGTCGACGATTTTATGAAATACAGATTGCAATTTTAAAAATTTAGTATAGTTTTCATTGTTTGAAAACGGCTCGACCGACATCACCAAATTATCAACGCTGTCGTGCGTGGTACGGTTTTCTTCTTTCAGACGTTGGGCAAATGTTTTTGTTTCTTCAGTCATTTTATTTTCCTTTTTAATACTTGCCGGCTTGAAATTTTGGCTTCAAAATTTCAAGCCGGCATATTTTTTAAGGCCGTTATCTAATCAGAATTTGGCCTCAATTGTCAAGCCGTAGCTACGTCCCGGTGCGGCAAAACGTTGGATACCCATATGAGAGCAGGAAGCATGCTGCGGCACACCACTATTATCATTACAGTTATCTACACGGTTAACAGTACCGAATTCGCGGATGCTGCGTAAGCTGTCCCATGTGTAGTATTTTTTATCAAATAGATTGAAAATACCACCGCGGATGGTAACGTTTTTACCAATCATGTAATGACCTAACAAGTCAACTAGGAAGTAGTTTTTACTGTGTTTGGTATACGGCCACGGATTACTTTGGTCATCATTGTTGTGAATGGTATCTTTGGTTTTTTTACGTGCAGTGTAGCTTAAGTTGGTTCTCAAGCTCCAACGGTCTTCGGGTTGCACATAACCGAATCCGACCACTGCGCCGAACGGTGCCAAAGCATTGATCGGGGTTTTTCTACCATCTTCTTGTTTGGCTTTGCCTTTCAAATAGCTGGCCGTCCAATTCATAATGAAACCTCTCGGTAAACCGACGCTGTCGAGATTCCAATCACCTGATAATTCCACCCCGTTGATAGTGGCTTCATCACGGTTTACGTTTTGCCAAGTGGGGGCGCTGTATCCACGTGGTTGCCATTGTTGGGTGTTTTGATTCCAGAATTCAGTGCTGCGTTGGCCGAGATAAGCGAAGTCGATAAAGTCCTTATAGCGGGTATGGAAACCAGACAGTAAGAAATTACCCCAATTACCTCTGTTGCTAATGCCCAGTTCATAGTTGTGGGCTTTTTCCGCTTTTAATTTAGGATTTGCCAAAACAGTCATATCCGGATGCGGGAATGTAAACCACATTTCATCGGTTGTTGGTGCGCGGAAACCGGTAGAGTATTTGCTTAATAAAGTCCAACCAGGTGCAAAACGCCAATCGAAGCTTAAAGCATAGCTGGTGGCACCGAATTTCGCTTTGGCATCATCCAAGCCTTTTTGGCGCATGGCATTGATAAAGTCTTCATTAGGTAAGGTTTTATTGTTTACCCAGTCATGACGGATGCCGGCACCAATGCGGAAATTATTGAAGTTGAAGCTGTTGTTCCAGAAAACATGTTTTTTCTTGCTTTCCGCTTCTAATAAAAACTCTTGGGTAGAACGGTTACTTTTTTCAAAAGTAGGGTCAAAAACATTCACAAATACGGTGTAATGATCGTTTGTATTGGTATTTTTATTAATACCGCCCCCGTAGCTCATACTCCAACCAACGTTGCCCAAGTCAAGGCTCTTACTCGCTTTAGCCAAGAATTGTTTGGTGTCTTGGTTAATACGACGGAAGGTTTGATACAACTCGGAGTTTACGCCTCTCGCAGCAATATTAGTAGGCACATCCCATGAGAAGGTACTCATTTGGATTTTTTGTTTGTCGTAGCTCAGTGTGAGTTTATCCCATGGGCCGGAAAGCAATTGGTTTTCATAAGCGATACCGGTACGTTTCAGATAAGTAATATCGTTACGTTTACGATAATCGGTACCAATGTTACCTTGCCAGTCAGCAGCCCATAGGTTGGAAAGTTCATTGGTATGTCTGTCTACCCGATTATCTTCATAAGTACCATACAGATAGTTGTAGTCGTTAAAGTGATAACCTAATTTGAATAAGGTACTTTTTGATTGGTAACTTTGTGGGTCAGGTTGGCTGCGGAATTTACCGTATGAACCATAGTTGCTTGAGTTGTTAGTGAGTGGATTATAGACATCATCTTTTTCAAATCGCGCAGTATACTCTTTGCCGTTATTGTTGCTTTTGGTTTCATGGCCGTGGCGTCGAGTGTAAACAAAACGGGCATCAAAGCCTTTAAAATATGCAGCCAAATCCGTGCTACCCATATATTCGCCGTTGCGCCCGGTATAGCCGCCTTTTACGCCGACATATAAAGGTTTATCAGCATTAACTACATCGCGGGGTGATTTGGTTGTGTAATCTACCGCACCGCCCAAAGCGCCACTGCCGGAAGTGATGGAGTCGGCACCTTTGCGGATGCTGACTGCTGATATATTTTCTAATTCTGCCGCATTTCTATTGGCATTGAAGTTACCATAAGCACCGAATAACTCTTGGAAAGCTTCGGAAGAGCGGCTTTCTGCTTGAGCCAAACCGTCAACATTAATGGCCACACGGTCTTTATCCACGCCGCGGATGGCAAAGCCGTTGGTGCTGCCTCTACCACCTTCTACAATGGATACCGCCGGATCATAACGCACCAAATCGCGTACATCTTGAACCAAGTTTTCATCTAATTCTTCACGTTTGGTTTTTGTTTCGCCTAGCTTGGAGGGTGCTCTTCTTGCTCTTACCTTAACGGCATCTAAGTTTACCTGTTCATCTGCTTCCTGTGCGGCAGTTGTTTCCGCTGTAGAGGTTTCTGCAGTTTCGTCTGCTGCATATGCCGGAAAAGCACTGATAATGAGAAATGAAATTAAGCCTAATCTGAATGGAGCTTTCATTTAATTCTTATTCCTTTGTTTATCGATTTAATAGTTTTCAAACGTATGTATTAAGGCCGTCTGAAAGATTGATTATGGGTGTTAGTTATCTAAAGGTTTTAAATCCGTACCTTGATAATTGGCATCAATAGCTCTTCGTCTTCCACCAAATGCGGTATCCAAATCTTTATTACCATCGAATTTCACGATGCCGCCGATAGAACGACCAGCATATTCGTCAATTTTTCCAGTCCAATAGGATACTGAGTGGGCTCCATAAAATGCACCGTCAACAGCACCGGTTGCATTGCCGGAACGTGCGGTTCCACTAAAGCGGTTGCCCTGAACATTGACATCCTGCATTACTACTGAATCACCGAAATTTTTATTGCCTAAAATTTCGCCGCCCAGTTTGCCGGTGTTGAAGTTAACAGTGATTTTTGAGACATCAGTGGGAGAATAAGTAGAGCTGACAACTTGATCACCTTTGGTACGGATACCCCAAACATGGTAAGTGGCTTTGCCTTTGAGGCCGCCGATTTCGGCTGCAGAACCGCCCTGCATATAGGCCGGATCAGCTACTTTGCCGCCCGCAAATAAATGGCTTTCACCGGTGGGGGAAATCCAAGCGCCAAAGTAAAGGTCTTCTTTGAAATCAATTCCTGGTGTTTGATTGCTGGCAGCCGTGCAACATGCAAAAAATTTACCACCATCTCTAGTAGATTGCATTTCGTGTATGGTTCGCATACTTTTATCCGGAGTAGCATAGTCAGGAACCATTGGGGTATTAAAGTTGTTGAATTGGTAATACTTGCCATCAGGTGTTTTATAGACATAAACATTATTGGTGACGTCATAAACTGCATCGCTCCATGATGATTTTTCTTGTGTCGTCACCGCGTATTTTTCAACCGCACCGCCATTGTTGGTAACACTCACAAAGCTCTTGTTGTCGTCGTGTTTTTTAACATTTTTGGCAGTAATGTCTAAAGATTCTAAAACAGGTCGCTCTGCCAAGACTTTAGGTGGTTCTACTTTGCCGCCGCCTGCACAGGCTGCCAATAAAAAAGGCAGTGCCAGAGCCGGATAAAGAGGTTTGAAAGATATATTCGTCATAAGATGCTCCAAATCAAGAAAGAAATATGTACAGCTTAAATAAAAGATAAAAAAATATTAAATATTTATATATAAATGATTTATATGGTATTTATGATTATATTTAATGTGAATGTTAATAAATGTAAGTGGATTGGTTGTGCCTTATTGAATAGTTTTTAGCGAAATCATTAATTTACTTAAAAATAACCTCTTTCAAAATCATAACATTTGTCATCAATGATATTTGTTCTTTTTATCATTTATGAACTATACTCTTAAAATTAAGGTTTTTACAAATATTTTTTATTATTTTTTTACAAGTAAGCCATATATATGTTTAAAAAGTTAACATTAACCCCTATTTTGTTGAGTTCGGTATCTTTTTTGGCATACGGAGCAGATTATCCTGAAGGGATAACACCGAATGAAATCAAGCAGGAGCTACCTGCTGTTCGGGCGCAACAGCAGCCGTGGATCGAACAATTAACCAAACCGCTTGAAAAGCCTGTTGAAACAAATACAAACCAACAGAATAAGATTAATGCAGT
Proteins encoded in this region:
- the mnmA gene encoding tRNA 2-thiouridine(34) synthase MnmA yields the protein MHTSEPHNIIVGLSGGVDSSVTAYLLKQQGYQVRGVFMQNWEDDDNDEYCSIKQDSFDAISVADILDIDIDIVNFAAEYKDNVFAYFLKEYSAGRTPNPDVLCNAEIKFKCFLDYAIREGADVIATGHYARKEIRNGVHYLLKGLDNNKDQSYFLYRLKPHQLERAIFPLGDLEKPEVRRLAAQAELPTAAKKDSTGICFIGERPFREFLQQYLPTDSGDMITPEGKKVGEHLGLMFYTIGQRKGLGIGGAGEPWFVAGKNLPANQLIVVQGHDHPLLYTRSLTMNDLSWTLPERPQPGRYTCKTRYRMADAPCELRYIDEESAELLFDEPQWAVTPGQSAVLYDGDICLGGGIITATDKPVIVTE
- a CDS encoding Slam-dependent surface lipoprotein — its product is MTNISFKPLYPALALPFLLAACAGGGKVEPPKVLAERPVLESLDITAKNVKKHDDNKSFVSVTNNGGAVEKYAVTTQEKSSWSDAVYDVTNNVYVYKTPDGKYYQFNNFNTPMVPDYATPDKSMRTIHEMQSTRDGGKFFACCTAASNQTPGIDFKEDLYFGAWISPTGESHLFAGGKVADPAYMQGGSAAEIGGLKGKATYHVWGIRTKGDQVVSSTYSPTDVSKITVNFNTGKLGGEILGNKNFGDSVVMQDVNVQGNRFSGTARSGNATGAVDGAFYGAHSVSYWTGKIDEYAGRSIGGIVKFDGNKDLDTAFGGRRRAIDANYQGTDLKPLDN
- a CDS encoding biliverdin-producing heme oxygenase, with amino-acid sequence MTEETKTFAQRLKEENRTTHDSVDNLVMSVEPFSNNENYTKFLKLQSVFHKIVDSIYKDEALNKAIPQLAYMARHDAVVQDLKDLGSEPYQFSGELPHPTGNKAIGWLYCAEGSNLGAAFLFKDAKKLNFNEENGARHLAPHPDGRGQHWREFVGYLNQLGLDKAAQDEAIEGAKEAFAFYKVILREIFGLPEGAEAPAA
- the kdsA gene encoding 3-deoxy-8-phosphooctulonate synthase, with protein sequence MNININQISVSNDAPFTLFGGINVLEDLDSTLKACEHYVKVTEKLGIPYVFKASFDKANRSSIHSYRGVGLEEGLKIFTAVKKEFNVPVITDVHEPYQCAPVAEVCDVIQLPAFLARQTDLVVAMAATGNVINVKKPQFLSPQQMKNIVEKFKEAGNDQVILCERGAQFGYDNLVVDMLGFGVMKKTCGNLPVIFDVTHSLQQREAGAAASGGRRSQVLDLALAGMATRLAGLFLESHENPDQARCDGPSALPLAKLEDFLIRVKAVDETVKSFAPLTID
- a CDS encoding TonB-dependent hemoglobin/transferrin/lactoferrin family receptor; protein product: MKAPFRLGLISFLIISAFPAYAADETAETSTAETTAAQEADEQVNLDAVKVRARRAPSKLGETKTKREELDENLVQDVRDLVRYDPAVSIVEGGRGSTNGFAIRGVDKDRVAINVDGLAQAESRSSEAFQELFGAYGNFNANRNAAELENISAVSIRKGADSITSGSGALGGAVDYTTKSPRDVVNADKPLYVGVKGGYTGRNGEYMGSTDLAAYFKGFDARFVYTRRHGHETKSNNNGKEYTARFEKDDVYNPLTNNSSNYGSYGKFRSQPDPQSYQSKSTLFKLGYHFNDYNYLYGTYEDNRVDRHTNELSNLWAADWQGNIGTDYRKRNDITYLKRTGIAYENQLLSGPWDKLTLSYDKQKIQMSTFSWDVPTNIAARGVNSELYQTFRRINQDTKQFLAKASKSLDLGNVGWSMSYGGGINKNTNTNDHYTVFVNVFDPTFEKSNRSTQEFLLEAESKKKHVFWNNSFNFNNFRIGAGIRHDWVNNKTLPNEDFINAMRQKGLDDAKAKFGATSYALSFDWRFAPGWTLLSKYSTGFRAPTTDEMWFTFPHPDMTVLANPKLKAEKAHNYELGISNRGNWGNFLLSGFHTRYKDFIDFAYLGQRSTEFWNQNTQQWQPRGYSAPTWQNVNRDEATINGVELSGDWNLDSVGLPRGFIMNWTASYLKGKAKQEDGRKTPINALAPFGAVVGFGYVQPEDRWSLRTNLSYTARKKTKDTIHNNDDQSNPWPYTKHSKNYFLVDLLGHYMIGKNVTIRGGIFNLFDKKYYTWDSLRSIREFGTVNRVDNCNDNSGVPQHASCSHMGIQRFAAPGRSYGLTIEAKF
- the recB gene encoding exodeoxyribonuclease V subunit beta — translated: MQPFHPLNVPIQGTNLVEASAGTGKTYGIAALFTRLIVLEKMSVESVLVVTFTKAATAELKNRLRARLDNVLLALEKTDNASGSDGLREYCAKHHDGDVFLLELLQKALAQESRQRLIVRLKAAIGRFDNAAIYTIHGFCQRLLRDYAFLCQVPFDLTLSEETHERMLIAAQDFWRQEVADSPLFAPLVFKHHETPQTALNHIRTFIGRPYLKFRRPEINLASEYQALQTIWQATRPKLAEYAETFWRIHPALNGNSYRKNTFEKLFANLQKADAGDTIPSYHEKLPMLATQALTEKTKKGKAVNDEAYQSLNHLALLGEAIQKYEQSEQDALTALHLDLLEYVRKALSEDKQNRRERSFDDLLLDVHHALTQNPKREQLAQAVAANWKTALIDEFQDTDPLQYEIFSRLFIRQGNPLFLVGDPKQAIYSFRGADIYAYLQAARDADAHYTLDTNFRSHADLIHGIGAIFQQKNQPFVLNGIGYTDVKANREAGRLNDTEAPIKIRWINQTDDDSANKNMLRQRAAAYCADEIAHALNEAAANRLTYRKNSNSDAVPIQSGQIAVLVRTHNEGSMIAAALKKRRIQSVLLHRESVFASPEAEAIAALIGFWLQPQRTEPLRFVLSGVLFRQTATELYTLNHDEAALLAWIASAQTAADIWQQSGVYAAMQYFSAQHSIETHLLAQHNERSLTNYHQIIERLAEEDEQSRSPAALHQWLLTEIQTAHEGGAAGDSNLLRLESDENLVKIVTMHAAKGLQYPLVYCPFVWDAPARYNDSWQILHCNGDSELLAQHQRSDADNDKIADENLSESLRLLYVALTRAEEQLVIYAGYCNDTRFNTFAYLLAGSSDTNRSQAEEIYAKAKKTGKAAAEMAELKTNWQRFLETSPQAASFAFLETPPQAAVYTNGNISDGHYQALAIPPRSFELIRHTSFTGLSRHTLSHNDDAREELQPAIDAAESGMADLPDFQTAEPADGNDIYHFPRGAEAGICLHEILENFDFAAPAAEQQEAVSHVLDRYGFDPIWLPAVENMLDHTRLTPLGNGSQNSLAVIPPERRLAEMGFTLYLNDFPLKPLQAWFADARTGLSAACIQASQLLDFQDVKGFLNGFIDMTCQDSDGLVTVIDYKSNHLGYNAADYTPEAMDEAVAHHHYYLQALIYAIAVARHFQSRGQPLPRISVRYLFLRGLDGSGNGIWSWDIDSDWLSAWVPSS
- the panD gene encoding aspartate 1-decarboxylase, producing the protein MFRTMLGGKIHRATVTEADLNYVGSITIDQDLLDAAGIYLNEKVQVVNNNNGQRFETYTIPGERGSGVVCLNGAAARLAQPGDIVIIMSYLMMNNEEAVKHEPKVVLVNENNQIRDIIHYEPPHTVL